One genomic window of Acidimicrobiales bacterium includes the following:
- the nirD gene encoding nitrite reductase small subunit NirD, with protein MTILDDVTTWVPVAPLERLGVDRGAGAMVGPWQVAVFRVAGDDVYALSNFDPFSQAYVLSRGIVGTRGDVPKVASPVYKQSFDLRTGVCLDDPAVAVRVFPVRVVEGVVEVGVPPSDRS; from the coding sequence GTGACGATCCTCGACGACGTGACGACCTGGGTGCCGGTGGCGCCGTTGGAGCGCTTGGGAGTCGATCGCGGCGCCGGTGCGATGGTCGGACCGTGGCAGGTCGCAGTGTTCCGGGTGGCCGGCGACGACGTGTACGCGCTGTCGAACTTCGACCCCTTCAGCCAGGCGTACGTGCTCTCCCGCGGGATCGTCGGCACGAGAGGCGACGTGCCCAAGGTGGCATCGCCGGTCTACAAGCAGAGCTTCGACCTGCGCACCGGCGTGTGCCTCGACGACCCCGCCGTCGCCGTGCGGGTGTTCCCGGTCCGCGTGGTCGAGGGGGTCGTAGAGGTGGGCGTGCCACCGAGCGACCGCTCGTGA
- a CDS encoding DmsC/YnfH family molybdoenzyme membrane anchor subunit, with protein MSGVLHELSAVEEFARLHDDGELPVAERTYRSLVPASPPGPGQQYGFEVDLDACTGCKSCVVACHNLNGLDADEAWRSVGLLRSRTPALALQQTVTTACHHCVEPACLQGCPVDAYEKDPVTGIVAHLDDQCIGCGYCMWMCPYEVPQFSEKRGIVRKCDMCQDRLGAGEAPACVQSCPTSAISIGIVDVTTARAEAATGGSLVPGAPLSSRTVPTTVYLTTRPAVAGLEAADRDTIRPSHAHPPLALMLVLTQVAVGAVLVDAVMGGGGAVLGAVMGIVALVASIGHLGRPQYAFRAVLGFRHSWLSREVVAFGAFGPLAAAAGFDDVFAAVAAVAGIVGVGCSVMIYAACGRRWWSLPSTARRFGLTTVLGGMAATLAVAASTGSSVDGLALAVVVLTVAKLAGDAVVLVPRRSAHPELVRTAQLLRGELARATTARFLLGGVGGVVAPALASVVTSGAGAVAVLGFALLVAGELVERSLFFTAEAGPRMPGARP; from the coding sequence GTGAGCGGGGTCCTCCACGAGCTGTCGGCGGTCGAGGAGTTCGCCCGGTTGCACGACGACGGCGAACTGCCGGTGGCCGAGCGCACCTACCGCTCGCTGGTCCCGGCCTCGCCGCCCGGTCCCGGTCAGCAGTACGGGTTCGAGGTCGACCTCGACGCGTGCACCGGGTGCAAGTCGTGCGTGGTCGCCTGCCACAACCTCAACGGCCTCGACGCCGACGAGGCGTGGCGCAGCGTGGGCCTGCTGCGCAGCCGCACACCGGCGCTGGCGCTGCAGCAGACGGTGACCACGGCGTGCCACCACTGCGTGGAGCCCGCGTGCCTGCAGGGCTGCCCGGTGGACGCCTACGAGAAGGACCCGGTGACCGGCATCGTCGCCCACCTCGACGACCAGTGCATCGGCTGCGGCTACTGCATGTGGATGTGCCCGTACGAGGTGCCGCAGTTCAGCGAGAAGCGCGGCATCGTCCGCAAGTGCGACATGTGCCAGGACCGGCTGGGCGCGGGGGAGGCGCCGGCGTGCGTGCAGTCGTGCCCGACCAGTGCGATCAGCATCGGGATCGTCGACGTCACCACGGCGAGGGCGGAAGCGGCCACCGGCGGCTCGCTCGTGCCCGGCGCACCGCTGTCGTCGCGCACCGTGCCCACCACCGTGTACCTCACCACCCGACCGGCGGTGGCCGGGCTGGAGGCGGCCGACCGCGACACCATCCGGCCCTCGCACGCGCATCCCCCCCTTGCCCTGATGCTCGTGCTCACCCAGGTCGCCGTGGGCGCCGTGTTGGTCGACGCCGTGATGGGCGGCGGCGGCGCCGTCCTCGGCGCGGTGATGGGCATCGTCGCCCTCGTCGCCAGCATCGGGCACCTCGGTCGACCGCAGTACGCCTTCCGCGCCGTGCTGGGCTTCCGTCACTCCTGGCTGAGCCGGGAGGTCGTGGCCTTCGGGGCGTTCGGGCCGTTGGCCGCGGCCGCCGGCTTCGACGACGTCTTCGCCGCCGTGGCCGCGGTGGCGGGCATCGTGGGCGTGGGGTGCTCGGTGATGATCTACGCCGCGTGCGGCCGACGGTGGTGGTCGTTGCCGTCGACGGCGCGCCGGTTCGGGCTCACGACGGTGCTGGGCGGGATGGCCGCCACCTTGGCCGTGGCCGCCTCGACGGGCTCGTCGGTCGACGGGTTGGCGCTTGCCGTCGTCGTCCTCACGGTGGCGAAGTTGGCCGGCGACGCCGTGGTGCTCGTGCCCCGTCGCTCTGCCCATCCCGAGCTCGTTCGCACCGCCCAGTTGCTCCGAGGTGAACTGGCGCGCGCCACGACCGCACGCTTCCTCCTCGGCGGCGTGGGCGGCGTGGTCGCTCCCGCGCTCGCCTCGGTGGTGACCAGTGGCGCAGGCGCGGTCGCCGTGCTGGGCTTCGCCCTGCTGGTGGCAGGTGAGCTGGTCGAGCGTTCGCTGTTCTTCACGGCCGAGGCGGGACCGCGAATGCCGGGAGCGCGGCCGTGA
- a CDS encoding nitrate reductase, with the protein MSLLRRRNGPLTDELRRVPGDFGVGQVPAAIAPQQTIPTVCGFCSTGCSLDVHMRDGVPVNLTPSASYPVNLGMACPKGWEAMAPLAADDRATTPLLRDDRGRLRPVDWDTALDAFVGRMKAVQAQHGAEAVAFLGTGQMPTEELALLGALAKFGLGVVHGDGNTRQCMATSVVAYKQAFGFDAPPYTYADFEESDVVVLIGSNLCIAHPIMWQRICRNRHRPEVVVVDPRTTETAVAATQHYAIRPKSDLVFLYGLARILLERGWVDRGFVDAHTDGFEAFASHVSAFTPERVAAESGIEPAALERLAATIHGGQRVSFWWTMGVNQSHQGVRTAQAVVNLALMTGNIGRPGTGANSITGQCNAMGSRLFANTTNLFGGRDFTVAEDRNEVAGILDIDPARIPDRPSWAYDQIVEGIVGGRIRALWVVATNPAHSWINQGHLHDVLSRLDFLVVQDMYATTETAAVADLVLPAAGWGEKDGTFVNSERRIGRIKRVAEPPGDAVADFEIFKRIADRWGCADLFARWRTPEDVFRSLAVLSRGRPCDFSALDGYASLDGLGYGVQWPVPAGVDPAALDRERRLFGDGRFFHPDGRARFVFDDPAPPRDVPSKRYPLVLLTGRGTSAEWHTGTRTSKSSVLRMLAPSQLHVELHPDDAEERSIRADEWVVVASSRGSVRARAYLTATVRRGEVFLPMHDAGVNMLTVSSFDPHSRQPSYKYTPVEVRRAAQSLS; encoded by the coding sequence GTGAGCCTGCTCCGCCGCCGGAATGGCCCGCTCACCGACGAGCTGCGCCGCGTGCCCGGCGACTTCGGCGTCGGCCAGGTGCCCGCCGCCATCGCCCCGCAGCAGACGATTCCGACGGTCTGCGGGTTCTGTTCGACCGGTTGCTCGCTCGACGTGCACATGCGCGACGGCGTGCCTGTGAACCTCACGCCGTCGGCGTCGTACCCGGTGAACCTCGGCATGGCCTGTCCCAAGGGGTGGGAGGCCATGGCCCCCCTTGCCGCTGACGACCGGGCTACGACGCCCCTGTTGCGCGACGACCGGGGCCGCCTCCGGCCGGTCGACTGGGACACCGCGCTCGATGCCTTCGTGGGGCGCATGAAGGCGGTGCAGGCCCAGCACGGTGCGGAGGCCGTCGCCTTCCTGGGCACGGGACAGATGCCCACCGAGGAGCTGGCCCTGCTGGGCGCGCTGGCCAAGTTCGGCTTGGGTGTCGTGCACGGCGACGGCAACACCCGCCAGTGCATGGCGACGTCGGTGGTGGCCTACAAGCAGGCGTTCGGCTTCGACGCCCCGCCCTACACCTACGCCGACTTCGAAGAGTCCGACGTCGTCGTACTCATCGGCTCCAACCTCTGTATCGCGCACCCGATCATGTGGCAACGCATCTGTCGCAACCGGCATCGTCCCGAGGTCGTGGTAGTCGACCCTCGCACCACCGAGACGGCGGTGGCGGCCACGCAGCACTACGCCATCCGTCCCAAGTCCGACCTGGTGTTCCTCTACGGGCTGGCCCGCATCCTCCTCGAACGAGGGTGGGTCGACCGCGGCTTCGTCGATGCCCACACCGACGGCTTCGAGGCCTTCGCTTCCCATGTCTCCGCCTTCACGCCGGAGCGGGTGGCGGCGGAGTCGGGCATCGAGCCTGCGGCCCTCGAACGGCTGGCGGCCACCATCCACGGCGGGCAGCGGGTCTCGTTCTGGTGGACGATGGGCGTCAACCAGAGCCACCAAGGCGTTCGCACCGCGCAGGCCGTCGTCAACCTGGCCTTGATGACGGGCAACATCGGCAGGCCGGGCACCGGCGCCAACTCCATCACCGGCCAGTGCAACGCCATGGGTTCGCGCCTGTTCGCCAACACCACGAACCTGTTCGGCGGGCGCGACTTCACGGTGGCCGAGGATCGCAACGAGGTGGCGGGCATCCTCGACATCGACCCCGCCCGCATCCCCGACCGACCCAGTTGGGCCTACGACCAGATCGTCGAGGGCATCGTCGGTGGCCGCATCCGGGCGCTGTGGGTCGTCGCCACCAACCCCGCGCACTCGTGGATCAACCAGGGCCACCTCCACGACGTGCTCAGCAGGCTCGACTTCCTCGTGGTGCAGGACATGTACGCCACCACCGAGACCGCGGCGGTGGCCGACCTCGTGCTGCCCGCGGCGGGATGGGGGGAGAAGGACGGCACCTTCGTCAACTCGGAGCGGCGCATCGGGCGCATCAAGCGGGTCGCCGAGCCGCCGGGCGACGCCGTGGCCGACTTCGAGATCTTCAAGCGGATCGCCGATCGGTGGGGCTGCGCCGACCTGTTCGCCCGGTGGCGCACGCCGGAAGACGTGTTCCGCTCGCTGGCCGTGCTGTCGAGAGGACGGCCGTGCGACTTCTCGGCGCTCGACGGGTACGCCTCGCTCGACGGCCTCGGCTACGGCGTGCAGTGGCCGGTTCCCGCGGGCGTCGATCCGGCGGCGCTCGACCGAGAGCGACGGCTGTTCGGCGACGGCCGCTTCTTCCACCCCGATGGGCGGGCCAGGTTCGTCTTCGACGACCCCGCCCCGCCGCGCGACGTCCCGTCCAAGCGGTACCCCCTGGTTCTCCTCACCGGACGGGGGACCAGCGCCGAGTGGCACACCGGGACGCGCACGTCGAAGTCGTCGGTGCTGCGCATGCTGGCGCCCTCGCAACTGCACGTTGAGCTCCATCCCGACGACGCCGAGGAGCGCAGCATCCGCGCCGACGAGTGGGTGGTGGTGGCGTCGTCGCGGGGTTCGGTGCGAGCTCGCGCCTACCTCACCGCCACCGTGCGACGTGGTGAGGTCTTCCTGCCGATGCACGACGCAGGGGTGAACATGCTCACCGTCTCGTCGTTCGACCCCCACTCGCGCCAGCCGTCCTACAAGTACACGCCGGTGGAGGTGCGCCGGGCGGCGCAGAGCCTCTCCTGA
- a CDS encoding SRPBCC family protein, which produces MTWPTATLDNGARARILAAAIPNAAVVEVEVDVPFDEVWGWLSDLERSVPELDPTVAAVEVVEKKGMHWRIRASAPYVGVKLPFDVRMEDGFCLMRARWRLFTVVMAATPLPGGRTRITHVEGVPLPFTRWMRPVLRRFVSEDVRGMIRHFR; this is translated from the coding sequence ATGACCTGGCCCACGGCAACACTCGACAACGGGGCACGCGCCCGAATCTTGGCCGCCGCTATCCCCAACGCGGCGGTGGTCGAGGTAGAGGTCGACGTGCCGTTCGACGAGGTCTGGGGTTGGCTGTCGGACTTGGAGCGGTCGGTGCCCGAGCTCGACCCGACCGTCGCCGCCGTCGAGGTCGTGGAGAAGAAGGGCATGCACTGGCGCATTCGGGCCTCCGCTCCGTACGTCGGCGTGAAGTTGCCGTTCGACGTGCGCATGGAGGATGGGTTCTGCCTGATGCGGGCACGCTGGCGGCTGTTCACCGTCGTCATGGCGGCCACGCCGTTGCCCGGTGGCCGCACCCGGATCACCCATGTCGAAGGCGTGCCACTGCCCTTCACCCGGTGGATGCGCCCTGTCCTCCGCCGCTTCGTGAGCGAAGACGTACGGGGCATGATCCGCCACTTCCGCTGA
- a CDS encoding sigma-70 family RNA polymerase sigma factor — protein sequence MDHVVRAAQRGDPAAMDELIRELSPYVGRICGAIALADGDDAAQQTFIAVLRNLRSLREPAALKGWVRRIAVREAYRAASRQPTEALLDANTELPDLDTSVDVQSVLAKLRPEHRAVLVLRDLDGLSEAETAALLGVPEGTVKSRLHRARADFVKRWRA from the coding sequence GTGGACCACGTGGTTCGGGCGGCGCAGCGCGGCGACCCGGCGGCCATGGACGAACTGATCCGAGAGCTGTCGCCCTACGTCGGGCGCATCTGCGGCGCCATCGCGCTGGCGGACGGCGACGACGCGGCGCAGCAGACGTTCATCGCCGTGCTGCGCAACCTCCGTTCGCTGCGGGAGCCCGCCGCCCTCAAGGGGTGGGTGCGTCGCATCGCCGTGCGTGAGGCGTACCGGGCGGCGAGCCGACAACCGACGGAGGCCCTGCTCGATGCGAACACCGAGTTGCCCGACCTCGACACCAGCGTCGACGTGCAGTCGGTGCTGGCGAAGCTGCGGCCGGAACACCGCGCCGTGCTGGTGCTGCGCGACCTCGACGGGTTGTCGGAGGCGGAGACCGCGGCGCTGCTCGGGGTGCCCGAAGGCACGGTGAAGTCGCGCCTGCACCGGGCACGGGCCGATTTCGTGAAGAGGTGGCGAGCATGA
- a CDS encoding NAD(P)-binding protein, translating to MSTITVVGGGLAGLVAAITAAEEGASVELHEAHGMLGGRGRSSQGPFVANLGPHALYNDGPMWDWLKDRRLLPKCGWAKTPTGLRARVDGKARRGLPAAMLRSVGVLRAKDVPVDVDFRSWVASRWGAEAAHRWSMAAGVVTFCADPGALSAAFVQERLARVYKVANPARFPVGGWTSVMDRLAAHAETLGVRLVVHSPVDSLPNGPVVVAVEPLVARKLLGDDSLRGADNRVALLDIGFRSARGDNYIVADLDESGFVERFTRNDRTLAPAGHELAQGQVGMRPGETLEQGVARVEALYDLAYPGWREREVWRRRSVFEGRSGALDYPGMTWRDRPAVDRGDGVWLTGDWVAAPGVLGEVSWASGVEAGRAAARAVRSGTRVTPLTA from the coding sequence ATGAGCACCATCACTGTCGTCGGAGGCGGGTTGGCGGGCCTGGTGGCCGCCATCACCGCAGCAGAGGAAGGCGCCTCGGTCGAACTGCACGAGGCGCATGGCATGTTGGGCGGTCGGGGCCGTAGCTCGCAAGGGCCGTTCGTCGCCAACCTCGGGCCCCACGCCCTCTACAACGACGGCCCCATGTGGGACTGGCTCAAGGACCGTCGCCTTCTCCCCAAGTGCGGGTGGGCCAAGACGCCGACCGGGCTGCGGGCTCGGGTCGACGGCAAGGCCCGGCGGGGGCTGCCCGCCGCCATGCTGCGCAGCGTCGGCGTGCTGCGGGCCAAGGACGTGCCGGTCGACGTCGACTTCCGCTCGTGGGTGGCGTCGCGCTGGGGCGCCGAGGCCGCCCATCGCTGGAGCATGGCGGCGGGCGTCGTGACCTTCTGCGCCGACCCGGGCGCGCTGTCGGCGGCGTTCGTGCAGGAGCGGCTGGCTCGGGTCTACAAGGTGGCCAACCCCGCCCGCTTCCCTGTCGGCGGCTGGACCAGCGTCATGGATCGACTGGCGGCCCATGCCGAGACGCTCGGCGTGCGCCTCGTGGTGCACTCGCCGGTCGACTCGTTGCCCAACGGGCCGGTGGTGGTGGCCGTCGAGCCTCTCGTGGCCCGCAAGCTGCTGGGCGACGACTCGTTGCGGGGCGCCGACAACCGGGTGGCCTTACTCGACATCGGGTTCCGCTCGGCCCGGGGCGACAACTACATCGTGGCCGACCTTGACGAGTCGGGCTTCGTGGAGCGCTTCACCCGCAACGACCGCACGCTGGCGCCGGCGGGCCACGAACTGGCGCAGGGCCAAGTCGGCATGCGGCCGGGGGAGACGCTGGAACAAGGCGTGGCCCGGGTGGAGGCGTTGTACGACCTGGCCTACCCCGGCTGGCGTGAGCGGGAGGTGTGGCGGCGGCGCTCGGTGTTCGAAGGCCGCAGCGGCGCTCTCGACTACCCGGGCATGACGTGGCGCGACCGGCCTGCGGTCGATCGCGGCGACGGCGTGTGGCTGACCGGTGACTGGGTCGCCGCCCCCGGCGTGCTGGGCGAGGTGTCGTGGGCCTCAGGGGTGGAGGCCGGCCGTGCCGCCGCCCGCGCCGTTCGTTCTGGCACCAGGGTCACGCCACTGACGGCGTGA
- a CDS encoding FAD-dependent oxidoreductase, giving the protein MAVRFVIIGGGPAGVQAATHAARLGAEVTVVERDVLGGSANLWDCIPSKAMIATGGAMSLTRRAEGMGLSKLEATLDFEALKARITAISEHLCRSNTQLLASQGVRVIRGTARLKGPHEVVVETDDGGMEELSADAVLLSTGSRPRIPDWAEPDGVRLLTTRHAYPPPVLPEHLVVIGSGVTGVEFVHMFRSFGSKVSLIVSRQQVLPQKDAEVAAALEDDFLATGVSLYKGARAVGIDIESDGVTVRCDDGRVVRGSHALLAIGLVPNSEALGLEAAGVEVNGGYVPVNHHCQSNVPHIYAAGDLSGKLPLASVASMQGRKVAEHVMGLHTRQHRHLDYEKAASAIFTEPEIADVGLAEAEAFAFGRKIRVTKVPFAANARALIDGDPRGFVKIVSDPATGVVLGGSIVGRGASELISVIALAVTAGLKVTDILESLLVHPALAEALADAAE; this is encoded by the coding sequence GTGGCTGTGCGTTTCGTGATCATCGGCGGCGGACCGGCAGGCGTGCAGGCGGCGACGCATGCCGCCCGGCTGGGTGCGGAGGTGACCGTCGTCGAGCGCGACGTGCTGGGCGGTTCCGCCAACCTGTGGGACTGCATCCCCTCCAAGGCGATGATCGCCACCGGCGGCGCCATGTCGCTCACTCGGCGGGCCGAGGGCATGGGGTTGTCGAAGCTGGAGGCCACCCTCGACTTCGAGGCGCTCAAGGCCCGCATCACCGCCATCAGCGAGCACCTGTGCCGGTCCAACACGCAACTGCTGGCCAGCCAGGGCGTGCGGGTGATCCGCGGCACCGCTCGGCTCAAGGGCCCGCACGAGGTGGTCGTGGAGACCGACGACGGCGGCATGGAGGAACTGTCGGCCGACGCCGTGCTGCTGTCGACCGGCTCCCGGCCCCGCATCCCCGACTGGGCCGAGCCCGACGGCGTGCGCCTGCTCACCACCCGCCACGCCTACCCGCCGCCCGTGCTGCCCGAGCACCTGGTGGTGATCGGATCGGGCGTGACCGGCGTGGAGTTCGTGCACATGTTCCGCTCGTTCGGCTCCAAGGTCAGCCTCATCGTGAGCCGCCAGCAGGTGCTGCCGCAGAAGGACGCCGAGGTGGCCGCCGCCTTGGAGGACGACTTCCTGGCCACCGGCGTGTCGCTCTACAAGGGCGCCCGGGCGGTGGGCATCGACATCGAGAGCGACGGGGTGACCGTGCGCTGTGACGACGGCCGCGTGGTGCGGGGTTCGCATGCCCTCTTGGCCATCGGCTTGGTGCCGAACTCGGAGGCGCTGGGGCTGGAGGCGGCGGGTGTCGAGGTCAACGGCGGGTACGTGCCGGTGAACCACCACTGCCAATCCAACGTGCCGCATATCTATGCAGCCGGCGACCTGTCGGGCAAGCTGCCGCTGGCGTCGGTGGCCTCCATGCAGGGCCGCAAGGTGGCCGAGCACGTGATGGGGCTGCACACCCGCCAGCACCGCCACCTCGACTACGAGAAGGCGGCCTCGGCCATCTTCACCGAGCCCGAGATCGCCGATGTGGGCCTCGCCGAGGCCGAGGCGTTTGCCTTCGGCCGCAAGATCCGGGTGACCAAGGTGCCGTTCGCCGCCAACGCCCGGGCGCTGATCGACGGCGACCCGCGGGGCTTCGTGAAGATCGTCTCCGACCCCGCCACCGGCGTGGTGCTGGGCGGGTCGATCGTGGGCCGAGGGGCCTCCGAGCTCATCTCGGTCATCGCCCTCGCCGTGACTGCGGGCCTCAAGGTGACCGACATTCTGGAGAGCTTGTTGGTGCACCCGGCCTTGGCCGAAGCCCTAGCCGACGCGGCTGAGTAG
- a CDS encoding amidohydrolase — protein sequence MDAKAAAKDIVGGAETALLDLSHRIHANPETSFEEEQAAAWCAEALTAGGFSVEAGVCDLPTAFVATAGSGPLTIGICAEYDALPGVGHACGHNVIAAAGVGAGLALAALADDLGITVKVFGTPAEEGGGGKILMLERGAFDGVHASMMVHPTPIESDHMPCLAVAHVDVHYTGKEAHASAFPELGRNAADALTVAQTAIGLLRQHISHDARIHGIVTHGGDAPNVVPAHTSGKWYVREKTLEKLAELEPRVYKCFEAGAIATGCEYEIVQVSPPYSEFVHDVEMAAVYKRNAQDLGRTFPDVGDLLEKMAGSTDMANVSLALPTIHPMLGLNTYPVSNHQPEFAAFCATPEADKAALDGAAAMAWTVIDLAGDQAQRSRLLSRVG from the coding sequence ATGGACGCCAAGGCCGCGGCGAAGGACATCGTCGGCGGGGCGGAAACGGCCCTGCTCGACCTGAGCCATCGCATCCACGCCAACCCCGAGACCTCCTTCGAAGAGGAACAAGCCGCCGCCTGGTGCGCCGAAGCGCTCACCGCCGGCGGCTTTTCCGTTGAGGCGGGGGTGTGCGACCTGCCCACGGCCTTCGTCGCCACCGCGGGCAGCGGGCCGCTGACCATCGGCATCTGTGCCGAGTACGACGCCCTGCCCGGCGTCGGCCACGCGTGCGGCCACAACGTGATCGCCGCCGCCGGCGTCGGGGCCGGCCTCGCCTTGGCGGCCTTGGCCGACGACCTCGGCATCACCGTCAAGGTGTTCGGCACCCCGGCCGAGGAAGGCGGGGGCGGCAAGATCCTCATGTTGGAACGGGGCGCCTTCGACGGCGTCCACGCCTCGATGATGGTGCACCCCACCCCCATCGAGTCCGACCACATGCCGTGCCTGGCGGTAGCCCACGTCGACGTGCACTACACGGGCAAAGAGGCCCACGCTTCGGCCTTCCCCGAACTGGGCCGCAACGCCGCCGACGCTCTCACCGTGGCCCAGACGGCCATCGGGCTGCTGCGCCAGCACATCTCGCATGACGCCCGCATCCACGGCATCGTCACCCACGGCGGCGACGCCCCCAACGTGGTGCCCGCCCACACCAGCGGCAAGTGGTACGTGCGGGAGAAGACGCTGGAGAAGCTGGCCGAGCTCGAGCCCCGCGTCTACAAGTGCTTCGAAGCGGGTGCGATCGCCACGGGGTGCGAGTACGAGATCGTGCAGGTGTCGCCGCCGTATTCGGAGTTCGTGCACGACGTGGAGATGGCCGCGGTCTACAAGCGCAACGCGCAGGACCTGGGCCGCACATTCCCCGACGTCGGCGACCTGCTGGAGAAGATGGCGGGCTCCACCGACATGGCCAACGTGTCGCTGGCGCTGCCCACCATCCACCCCATGCTCGGGCTCAACACCTACCCGGTGTCGAACCACCAGCCCGAGTTCGCCGCCTTCTGCGCCACGCCGGAGGCCGACAAGGCCGCCCTCGACGGCGCCGCCGCCATGGCCTGGACGGTGATCGACCTCGCGGGCGACCAAGCCCAGCGGAGTCGACTACTCAGCCGCGTCGGCTAG
- a CDS encoding acetyl-CoA carboxylase biotin carboxylase subunit, giving the protein MATMLNKVLIANRGEIAVRVIRTCRELGIATVAVYSELDRTALHVRLADEAYALGGQTAAESYLNTEAILDVVERSGADAVHPGYGFFSENVDFARAITAKGVTFIGPPPEAIEVMGDKVSSRIAAQKAGVDGVPGTNEFLTDADDVIAFGNEHGWPVAIKAAYGGGGRGMKVVPSADKAAELLASAQREAKGAFGRDECYIERYLTWPRHIEMQVFADTQGNAVWLGERDCSAQRRHQKLIEESPAPDFPDEIRQAMGEAAVKVAKATGYVNAGTVEFLYQDGDFFFLEMNTRLQVEHPVTEMVTGMDLVALQLHIAAGEPLPFTQDDIVRTGHAIECRLNAENPAGGRFLPSPGTITRFRRPDGFGTRTDAGYDEGDAVSQYYDNLIAKLIVWGPDRESARKRMIRALEETEIEGVATTIPAHLAILGHEDFIAGEHSTKWVEERLDFSTLELPAPAAPPAAEEGEPAKVQRDVDVEVNGKRYSVKLWVPDVPAAVVTTGAGAGAAGAPRPRPRAGGGSGAGGAAGSGNVSVPMQGTIVKVLVEAGDAVEVGQPICVLEAMKMENNVNAEKAGTIKEIKVKPGDTVGAGDVVAVIE; this is encoded by the coding sequence ATGGCCACCATGCTGAACAAGGTCCTCATCGCGAACCGCGGCGAGATTGCGGTGCGAGTCATCCGCACCTGCCGCGAGCTCGGAATCGCAACCGTCGCCGTCTACTCGGAACTCGACCGCACCGCACTGCACGTGCGCCTGGCCGACGAGGCGTACGCCCTCGGCGGGCAGACCGCCGCCGAGAGCTACCTCAACACCGAGGCCATCCTCGACGTCGTCGAACGCAGCGGCGCCGACGCCGTCCACCCCGGCTACGGCTTCTTCTCGGAGAACGTCGACTTCGCCCGGGCCATCACCGCCAAGGGCGTGACGTTCATCGGCCCGCCCCCCGAGGCCATCGAGGTCATGGGCGACAAGGTGAGCAGCCGCATCGCCGCCCAGAAGGCGGGCGTCGACGGCGTGCCCGGCACCAACGAGTTCCTCACCGACGCCGACGACGTCATCGCCTTCGGCAACGAGCACGGCTGGCCCGTCGCCATCAAGGCGGCCTACGGCGGCGGCGGCCGCGGCATGAAGGTCGTGCCCTCGGCCGACAAGGCCGCCGAACTGCTGGCCTCCGCCCAGCGTGAGGCCAAGGGCGCCTTCGGCCGCGACGAGTGCTACATCGAGCGCTACCTCACGTGGCCCCGCCACATCGAGATGCAGGTGTTCGCCGACACACAGGGCAACGCCGTGTGGCTGGGCGAGCGCGACTGCTCGGCCCAGCGCCGCCACCAGAAGCTGATCGAGGAAAGCCCCGCCCCCGACTTCCCCGACGAGATCCGCCAGGCCATGGGCGAAGCGGCGGTCAAGGTGGCCAAAGCCACCGGCTACGTCAACGCGGGCACCGTCGAGTTCCTCTACCAGGACGGCGACTTCTTCTTCCTGGAGATGAACACCCGCCTGCAGGTCGAGCACCCCGTCACCGAGATGGTGACCGGGATGGACCTGGTGGCGCTACAGCTCCACATCGCCGCGGGCGAGCCGCTGCCGTTCACCCAGGACGACATCGTGCGCACCGGCCACGCCATCGAGTGCCGCCTCAACGCCGAGAACCCGGCAGGCGGTCGCTTCCTGCCCAGCCCCGGCACCATCACCCGCTTCCGCCGCCCCGACGGCTTCGGCACCCGCACCGACGCGGGCTACGACGAGGGTGACGCCGTCAGCCAGTACTACGACAACCTCATCGCCAAGCTCATCGTGTGGGGCCCCGACCGCGAGTCGGCCCGCAAGCGCATGATCCGGGCCTTGGAGGAGACCGAGATCGAGGGCGTGGCCACCACCATCCCCGCCCACCTCGCCATCCTCGGCCACGAGGACTTCATCGCAGGCGAGCACTCCACCAAGTGGGTGGAGGAGCGCCTCGACTTCTCCACGCTGGAGCTTCCCGCCCCCGCCGCGCCGCCCGCCGCCGAAGAGGGCGAGCCCGCCAAGGTGCAGCGCGACGTCGACGTGGAGGTCAACGGCAAGCGTTACTCGGTGAAGTTGTGGGTGCCCGACGTGCCCGCCGCCGTGGTGACCACCGGCGCCGGTGCCGGTGCGGCCGGTGCGCCTCGTCCCCGCCCCCGGGCGGGCGGTGGGTCCGGTGCCGGCGGTGCCGCAGGCTCGGGCAACGTCAGCGTCCCCATGCAGGGCACCATCGTCAAGGTGCTGGTCGAGGCGGGCGACGCCGTCGAGGTGGGCCAGCCCATCTGCGTGCTCGAGGCCATGAAGATGGAGAACAACGTCAACGCCGAGAAGGCGGGCACGATCAAGGAGATCAAGGTCAAGCCCGGCGACACGGTGGGAGCGGGCGACGTTGTGGCGGTGATCGAGTAG